Proteins from a single region of Desulfolutivibrio sulfoxidireducens:
- a CDS encoding helix-turn-helix domain-containing protein, translating into MPIIVNLDVMLAKRKVSSKELAETVGITAQNLSILKTGKAKAIRFSTLSAICRKLDCAPGDILEYQPDDAPPA; encoded by the coding sequence ATGCCCATCATCGTGAATCTGGACGTCATGCTGGCCAAACGCAAGGTCTCCTCCAAGGAACTGGCCGAGACCGTGGGCATCACCGCCCAGAATCTGTCCATCCTCAAGACCGGCAAGGCCAAGGCCATCCGCTTCTCCACGCTTTCGGCCATCTGCCGCAAGCTCGACTGCGCCCCCGGGGATATCCTGGAATACCAACCCGACGACGCCCCGCCGGCCTGA
- a CDS encoding ABC transporter substrate-binding protein, producing the protein MSRAAPRLCALFLALVGLLAVPSPETRAQDLKKASLIPQWEPQAQFAGYYVALAKGFYRARGVDMTILRGGPKSPPSRLLFDGRATFGTFFLPTAIKLRSDGLPLVNICQIVRRSSLVLIARKDSGIREPKDLHGRRVSMWGPEFRLQPETFFRKHGVTVIPKPQGFTVDLFLRGGVNVVSGMLYNEYHTLINAGLDPDELTVFAMDDHGLSFPEDGIYCTDKILQTDPELCRAVAQASLEGWKWAFEHPEQALDVVMSHVNAANLPTNRMHQKWMLARMQDIIAPQGVTAPLGSLSRDEYQAVGTAMLQAGLITTIPPYEAFYADLAK; encoded by the coding sequence ATGTCCCGCGCCGCGCCCCGCCTGTGCGCCCTTTTCCTCGCCCTCGTCGGGCTTCTGGCCGTCCCCAGCCCCGAAACCCGCGCCCAGGACCTGAAAAAGGCCTCGCTCATCCCCCAGTGGGAGCCCCAGGCCCAGTTCGCCGGCTATTACGTGGCCCTGGCCAAGGGATTCTACCGCGCCCGCGGCGTGGACATGACCATCCTGCGCGGCGGCCCCAAAAGCCCGCCCTCGCGCCTGCTCTTCGACGGCCGGGCCACCTTCGGGACCTTCTTTCTGCCCACGGCCATCAAACTGCGCTCCGACGGCCTGCCCCTGGTCAACATCTGCCAGATCGTGCGCCGCTCCTCCCTTGTGCTCATCGCCCGAAAAGACTCCGGCATCCGCGAACCAAAGGACTTACACGGCCGCCGGGTAAGCATGTGGGGCCCGGAATTTCGGCTCCAGCCCGAGACCTTCTTCCGCAAGCACGGCGTGACCGTCATCCCCAAACCCCAGGGGTTCACCGTGGACCTGTTTTTGCGCGGCGGCGTGAACGTGGTCTCGGGCATGCTCTACAACGAATACCACACCCTCATAAATGCCGGCCTGGACCCTGACGAACTGACTGTCTTCGCCATGGACGACCACGGCCTGAGCTTCCCCGAGGACGGCATCTACTGCACGGATAAAATCCTGCAAACCGATCCGGAGTTGTGCCGGGCCGTGGCCCAGGCCTCCCTTGAAGGCTGGAAATGGGCCTTCGAACACCCCGAACAGGCCCTGGACGTGGTCATGAGCCACGTCAACGCCGCCAACCTGCCCACCAACCGCATGCACCAAAAATGGATGCTGGCCCGCATGCAAGACATCATCGCCCCCCAGGGCGTGACCGCCCCCCTAGGCTCCCTGTCCCGGGACGAATACCAGGCCGTGGGCACGGCCATGCTCCAGGCCGGACTCATCACCACCATCCCCCCCTACGAGGCGTTTTATGCCGACCTCGCCAAGTAA
- a CDS encoding SpoIIE family protein phosphatase: MPTSPSNRRRLGLGFKLALFILTSTTLIFAAAFAYNYQCSRALILKNVEDSARNLAHDSVQRMETVFAGVGRIPTFLAFTLSESFPDISELKDFLRDFLHAVPEVFGTTVAFEPYAFDRRTRFFAPYFFKDKDGLGFTMLGGDDYDYFLLDWYLIPRELNRPMWSEPYFDEGGGNVLMTTLSVPFHRGDSKTFAGVVTADISLDWLKAMVAKISVYNSGYAFLVSKNGVFVAHPEKRYLMRESIFSLAESLNSPTLREIGRAMVQGKEGFARLPEAFTGKPAWVYYAPVPSTGWSMGIIVPEAELFADLHALSRDIVTIGIAGFAILFAVIAAISIRITRPLRALAQKTTEIAKGNLDVDLPALRGTDEVCELSQSFQDMRNALKDYIANLTETTKAKERMESELKIAKNIQMSFLPKRFPPFPDISHFDLHAALAPAREVGGDLYDFFLLDETHLFFSVGDVSGKGVPAALFMAVTKTLIKGNAESDTDPADILTKVNAELCVDNEQLLFVTMFCAILDFTTGELVFSNAGHNPPVLLRADGATEFLALPRGVFLGVMDEAVYRTGRITLAPGDALLVYTDGVTEAMNEAEQLYSSARLLDLLRAANRTDATGLTNTVMESVLAYEGDAPQADDITVLGLVYKG; this comes from the coding sequence ATGCCGACCTCGCCAAGTAACCGCAGGCGGCTGGGCCTGGGGTTCAAGCTGGCCCTGTTCATCCTGACCAGCACCACGCTCATCTTCGCGGCCGCCTTCGCCTACAACTACCAGTGCTCGCGCGCGCTCATCCTCAAAAACGTGGAGGACAGCGCCAGAAACCTGGCCCACGACTCGGTCCAGCGCATGGAGACGGTCTTTGCCGGGGTCGGCCGCATCCCCACCTTTCTGGCCTTCACCCTAAGCGAATCCTTCCCGGATATCTCCGAACTCAAGGATTTTCTGCGCGATTTCCTGCACGCCGTTCCCGAGGTCTTCGGCACCACCGTGGCCTTCGAGCCCTACGCCTTCGACCGCCGCACCCGATTCTTCGCCCCCTATTTTTTCAAGGACAAGGACGGCCTGGGTTTCACCATGCTCGGCGGCGACGACTACGACTATTTCCTTTTGGACTGGTACCTGATCCCCAGGGAACTCAACCGGCCCATGTGGAGCGAGCCCTACTTCGACGAGGGCGGCGGCAACGTGCTCATGACCACCTTAAGCGTCCCCTTCCACCGCGGCGACTCCAAAACCTTCGCCGGCGTGGTCACGGCCGACATCTCCCTGGACTGGCTCAAGGCCATGGTGGCCAAGATCTCGGTCTACAACTCCGGATACGCCTTCCTTGTGAGCAAAAACGGCGTGTTCGTGGCCCACCCGGAAAAACGCTACCTCATGCGCGAAAGCATCTTCAGCCTGGCCGAGTCCCTAAACAGCCCCACCCTGCGCGAGATCGGCAGGGCTATGGTCCAGGGCAAGGAGGGATTCGCCCGCCTGCCCGAGGCCTTCACCGGCAAACCGGCCTGGGTCTACTACGCCCCGGTGCCCTCCACAGGCTGGTCCATGGGCATCATCGTGCCCGAGGCCGAACTCTTCGCCGACCTGCATGCCCTAAGCCGGGACATCGTGACCATCGGCATCGCCGGATTCGCCATCCTCTTCGCGGTCATCGCCGCCATCTCCATCCGCATCACCCGGCCCCTGCGCGCCCTGGCCCAAAAGACCACCGAGATCGCCAAGGGCAACCTGGACGTGGACCTGCCCGCCCTGCGCGGCACGGACGAGGTCTGCGAACTCTCCCAATCCTTCCAGGACATGCGCAACGCCCTTAAGGACTACATCGCCAACCTGACCGAGACCACCAAGGCCAAGGAACGCATGGAGTCCGAATTAAAAATCGCCAAAAACATCCAGATGAGCTTTCTGCCCAAACGCTTCCCGCCCTTCCCGGACATCAGCCACTTCGACCTGCACGCGGCCCTGGCGCCGGCCAGGGAGGTCGGCGGCGACCTCTACGACTTCTTCCTTCTGGACGAGACGCACCTGTTTTTCTCCGTGGGCGACGTCTCGGGCAAGGGCGTCCCGGCCGCCCTGTTCATGGCCGTGACCAAGACCCTCATCAAGGGCAACGCCGAATCCGACACGGACCCGGCGGACATCCTGACCAAGGTCAACGCCGAACTGTGCGTGGACAACGAACAACTGCTCTTCGTGACCATGTTCTGCGCCATCCTGGACTTCACCACCGGCGAGCTCGTCTTCTCCAACGCCGGACACAACCCGCCCGTGCTTCTGCGGGCCGACGGCGCCACGGAATTCCTCGCCCTGCCGCGCGGCGTCTTCCTCGGCGTCATGGACGAGGCCGTCTACCGCACCGGCCGCATCACCCTGGCCCCGGGCGATGCCCTGCTGGTCTACACCGACGGCGTCACCGAGGCCATGAACGAGGCCGAACAGCTCTATTCCAGCGCCCGGCTCCTCGATCTTCTGCGCGCGGCAAACCGCACCGACGCCACGGGCCTGACCAACACGGTCATGGAATCGGTCCTGGCCTACGAGGGCGACGCGCCCCAGGCCGACGACATCACCGTCCTTGGCCTGGTCTACAAGGGATAA
- a CDS encoding YraN family protein: MPTAPHLATGQRGENAALDHLLARGWRIVARNWRCPKGEIDFVCQTDDTLVFVEVKTRAASPQADPAGAVTASKRSRLVKAAMAYLSRHEAWDQPCRFDVVTILETPAGPRVGHIENAFDASAYMGRGYQPF; the protein is encoded by the coding sequence ATGCCCACCGCGCCGCATCTGGCCACCGGCCAACGCGGCGAGAACGCCGCCCTGGACCACCTTCTGGCCAGGGGCTGGCGCATCGTGGCCCGCAACTGGCGCTGCCCAAAGGGCGAAATCGATTTCGTCTGCCAGACGGATGACACCCTGGTCTTCGTCGAGGTCAAAACCCGCGCCGCCTCGCCCCAGGCCGATCCGGCCGGGGCCGTCACCGCCTCCAAACGCTCCCGCCTGGTCAAGGCCGCCATGGCCTACCTGTCGCGCCACGAGGCCTGGGACCAGCCCTGCCGCTTCGATGTCGTGACCATCCTGGAGACACCGGCCGGGCCGCGCGTCGGGCATATCGAAAACGCCTTCGACGCCTCGGCATACATGGGAAGGGGCTATCAGCCGTTTTGA
- a CDS encoding type II toxin-antitoxin system HicA family toxin, protein MKCRELLRRLAALGAEIEPARGKGGHVMARLAGRKAPVPMHGDTDIGPVFIKMLCKHLGINPKDL, encoded by the coding sequence ATGAAGTGCCGGGAGTTGTTGAGGCGACTGGCCGCCCTCGGGGCGGAAATCGAACCCGCCCGGGGCAAGGGCGGCCACGTGATGGCACGCCTTGCCGGCAGGAAAGCCCCGGTCCCCATGCACGGAGACACGGACATCGGACCGGTCTTCATCAAAATGCTGTGCAAGCACCTGGGCATCAACCCGAAGGACCTGTAA
- a CDS encoding type II toxin-antitoxin system HicB family antitoxin: MRYAVNLTPDENGTVIAEIPDLPGTFTFGTDESDALDMALDAALTMLSAMMDDNEDIPLPSDIGPDAPFIELPPMAVVKLAIYQGMRDQGVSQLKMAARLHTDPKSVRRLLDLYHRSKWDHLEMALEALGYRAVVRVEPSPIYPGFFGGKVKERVVG, encoded by the coding sequence ATGCGCTATGCGGTCAACCTGACCCCGGACGAGAACGGTACGGTCATCGCCGAAATCCCCGATCTGCCGGGTACGTTCACCTTTGGAACAGATGAATCCGACGCCCTGGATATGGCCCTCGATGCGGCGCTGACCATGTTAAGCGCCATGATGGACGATAACGAGGATATTCCCCTGCCCTCTGACATCGGGCCGGACGCGCCGTTCATCGAACTGCCGCCCATGGCCGTGGTGAAGCTGGCCATCTACCAGGGCATGCGGGACCAGGGGGTGAGCCAGCTCAAGATGGCGGCGCGCCTGCATACCGACCCGAAGTCCGTTCGCCGGCTCCTCGACCTGTACCACCGCTCCAAGTGGGACCACCTGGAAATGGCGCTGGAGGCGCTGGGGTACCGCGCCGTGGTGCGGGTGGAGCCGTCGCCGATCTACCCGGGGTTTTTCGGGGGGAAGGTGAAGGAGAGGGTGGTGGGGTGA
- a CDS encoding LysE family translocator, which produces MPLELYLAFVAASAVVLVIPGPTVMLLISRGLADGKKNVLPLVAGVTLGDLTAITLSMLGLGALLAASAALFTVVKWIGAVYLVWLGVKMLREKGGALAVDPLAAKKARFAQAFCVTVLNPKSIMFFIAFLPQFVSHSHPVAPQLVLLGATFTVLAAVNAYMYAALAARAGGRLSDPRFVGVIRKAGGGVLVGAGLLTAAMRRAG; this is translated from the coding sequence GTGCCCCTGGAACTTTATCTGGCCTTCGTGGCCGCATCCGCCGTTGTTCTGGTCATTCCCGGTCCCACCGTCATGCTCCTGATCAGCAGGGGCCTCGCCGACGGCAAGAAAAACGTGCTTCCGCTGGTCGCGGGCGTCACCCTCGGCGACCTGACCGCAATCACCCTGTCCATGCTGGGACTCGGCGCGCTTCTGGCCGCATCGGCGGCGCTTTTCACTGTGGTGAAATGGATCGGCGCGGTCTATCTGGTGTGGCTCGGCGTGAAGATGCTCCGGGAAAAGGGGGGCGCGCTTGCCGTTGATCCGCTGGCCGCCAAAAAGGCGCGCTTCGCGCAGGCCTTTTGCGTCACCGTGCTCAATCCCAAAAGCATCATGTTCTTCATCGCGTTTCTGCCGCAGTTCGTGTCCCATTCGCATCCGGTCGCGCCGCAACTGGTGCTTCTCGGGGCCACCTTCACCGTGCTTGCGGCGGTCAATGCCTATATGTACGCGGCGCTTGCGGCCCGGGCCGGCGGCAGGCTGTCCGACCCGCGCTTTGTGGGCGTCATCCGCAAGGCCGGCGGCGGCGTGCTGGTCGGAGCCGGGCTGCTGACGGCGGCGATGAGAAGGGCGGGGTGA
- the ftsZ gene encoding cell division protein FtsZ codes for MEYLELDTGSSARIKVVGAGGGGSNAVDNMICSALKGVTFITANTDMQALSKSKAEFRLQIGEKLTKGLGAGANPEVGRDAALESIDLIRETIGDADMVFITAGMGGGTGTGAAPVIAQAAKEVGALTVAVVTKPFYFEGKKRLIQAEKGVQALREVVDSIVTIPNDRLLSLASKKATFLEMLKKADEVLYFAVKGISDLIMVPGLINLDFADVKAVMSEMGLAMMGFGVARGESRAREAALKAITSPLLEDVTIDGARGVLMNITCGPDLTIEEVDEAASTITEAVHEDAKVFFGTVFDQDATDEMRITVIATGIDSERLAQSQAASRRAEERQSENVTPIMRSRQPGGPGPSGGGGQPAQGGGVLQSPRAAKVLTSATANDYNIPAYIRKGVKKGPEGSAPQAPIKAHAPGEEEFIFDEEEFEIPSFIRMQAD; via the coding sequence ATGGAATATCTTGAACTCGATACCGGATCGAGCGCGCGCATAAAGGTCGTGGGCGCGGGCGGCGGCGGCAGCAACGCCGTGGACAACATGATCTGCTCGGCCCTAAAAGGCGTCACCTTCATCACCGCCAACACCGACATGCAGGCCCTAAGCAAGTCCAAGGCCGAATTTCGCCTGCAGATCGGCGAGAAGCTGACCAAGGGACTCGGCGCGGGGGCAAATCCCGAGGTCGGACGGGACGCCGCGCTGGAAAGCATCGACCTCATCCGCGAAACCATCGGCGACGCGGACATGGTCTTCATCACCGCCGGCATGGGCGGCGGCACCGGCACCGGGGCCGCGCCGGTCATCGCCCAGGCGGCCAAGGAGGTCGGGGCCCTGACCGTGGCCGTGGTCACCAAACCGTTTTATTTCGAAGGGAAAAAACGCCTGATCCAGGCCGAAAAGGGCGTGCAGGCCCTGCGCGAGGTGGTGGACTCCATCGTCACCATCCCCAACGACCGCCTGCTGTCCCTGGCCTCCAAAAAGGCCACCTTTCTCGAAATGCTCAAAAAGGCCGACGAGGTCCTGTACTTCGCGGTCAAGGGCATCTCCGACCTGATCATGGTCCCGGGCCTGATCAACCTGGACTTCGCCGACGTCAAGGCCGTCATGTCCGAAATGGGACTGGCCATGATGGGCTTCGGCGTGGCCCGGGGCGAATCCCGCGCCCGCGAGGCCGCGCTCAAGGCCATCACCAGCCCGCTTCTCGAGGACGTGACCATCGACGGCGCCCGCGGCGTGCTCATGAACATCACCTGCGGCCCGGACCTGACCATCGAGGAGGTCGACGAGGCCGCCTCCACCATCACCGAGGCCGTCCACGAGGACGCCAAGGTCTTCTTCGGCACCGTCTTCGACCAGGACGCCACGGACGAAATGCGCATCACCGTCATCGCCACGGGCATCGACAGCGAACGCCTGGCCCAGTCCCAGGCGGCATCCCGACGGGCCGAGGAACGCCAATCCGAAAACGTCACCCCCATCATGCGCTCGCGGCAACCCGGAGGCCCCGGCCCAAGCGGCGGCGGCGGCCAGCCCGCACAGGGCGGCGGGGTCCTGCAAAGCCCACGGGCCGCCAAGGTCCTGACCTCGGCCACGGCCAACGACTACAATATCCCGGCCTACATCCGAAAAGGCGTCAAAAAGGGTCCCGAGGGCTCGGCCCCGCAAGCCCCGATAAAGGCCCACGCCCCGGGCGAAGAGGAATTCATCTTCGACGAGGAGGAATTCGAGATTCCCTCGTTCATCCGCATGCAGGCGGATTAG